Proteins encoded together in one Streptomyces sp. TLI_171 window:
- a CDS encoding YbhB/YbcL family Raf kinase inhibitor-like protein — MPHDFQRPVPAFTVTSADLTEGGTLRPAQVFEGGNLSPHLAWSDVPAGTKSFAVTCFDPDAPTGSGWWHWVLFDLPAGVGELPAGAGSGGFPGLPAGAVHGRNDYGTKDFGGAAPPPGHGPHRYVFTVHALGVETLGLDSDTSAAAISGTLGFFGVGRAVLCARYENP, encoded by the coding sequence ATGCCGCACGACTTCCAGCGTCCCGTGCCGGCGTTCACCGTCACCAGCGCGGACCTGACCGAGGGCGGCACGCTGCGGCCGGCCCAGGTCTTCGAGGGCGGGAACCTCTCGCCGCACCTCGCCTGGTCGGATGTCCCGGCGGGCACCAAGAGCTTCGCGGTGACGTGTTTCGACCCGGATGCCCCGACCGGCAGTGGGTGGTGGCACTGGGTGCTCTTCGATCTCCCGGCGGGTGTCGGCGAGTTGCCCGCGGGAGCGGGGAGCGGCGGCTTCCCGGGTCTGCCGGCCGGGGCGGTGCACGGCCGGAACGACTACGGGACCAAGGACTTCGGGGGCGCTGCGCCGCCGCCCGGGCACGGGCCGCACCGGTACGTGTTCACGGTGCACGCGCTCGGCGTGGAGACCCTGGGGCTGGACTCCGACACTTCGGCGGCGGCGATCAGCGGCACGCTCGGCTTCTTCGGCGTCGGCCGGGCCGTCCTCTGCGCGCGCTACGAGAACCCGTAG
- a CDS encoding NAD(P)/FAD-dependent oxidoreductase — MTDRVVVGRRLSADAVTDAYDAVVIGSGAGGLTTAVCLARQGRRVAVFEQHYTAGGYTHAYRRRGWEWDVGIHYVGQLTPREPVRVLSDYLTGGVLKWAPLGDPYEEYRLAGEVHRAPVGFTAYRAELLAHFPAERAGIEALFRLVGRCRAVLPALALGRLSGPVVRRLARLLRAAAVPAEAMDPAREVVERLIGDERLRQAVLTRSALLLADSTARLPFFLLAVMFDHFRTGAWYPVGGSAAIARSMLAPIRAAGGEVFVRAPVARIELDGARATGVTLADGTRVHSPVVVSAAGAHHTYRTLLPQRAAADADRLDAMRRGFPFVVLFLGLDGDPAELDLPRQNLLVTDGDCDAFFDGTGGRTSGAFLSFACAKDPTWTARHPGRSTGEILAYVNPELFAPFHGSRWRDRDPAYLALKAELTTHLLDRLHHHLPRTRGRVAFHELGTPLSAEHFTAWPDGSLYGLAKDTTAFGTHRHPGLADWIRPRTTVPGLYLSGQDCLAGGFLGAVTGGLLAAHEALDRPGRTSLWTGLLKQGLRPSR, encoded by the coding sequence GTGACCGACCGGGTGGTGGTGGGCCGTCGGCTGTCGGCCGACGCGGTGACGGACGCGTACGACGCGGTGGTGATCGGGTCCGGCGCCGGCGGGCTGACCACGGCCGTCTGCCTGGCCCGGCAGGGGCGCCGGGTCGCCGTGTTCGAGCAGCACTACACGGCGGGCGGCTACACCCACGCCTACCGGCGGCGCGGCTGGGAGTGGGACGTCGGCATCCACTACGTCGGCCAGTTGACGCCGCGTGAGCCCGTCCGGGTGCTCTCCGACTACCTGACCGGCGGCGTCCTGAAGTGGGCCCCGCTCGGCGACCCGTACGAGGAGTACCGGCTGGCCGGGGAGGTGCACCGGGCACCGGTCGGCTTCACCGCCTACCGGGCCGAGTTGCTGGCCCACTTCCCGGCCGAACGGGCCGGCATCGAGGCGCTGTTCAGGCTGGTCGGGCGCTGCCGAGCCGTGCTGCCTGCGCTCGCCCTGGGCCGGCTCTCCGGCCCCGTGGTGCGGCGGCTGGCCCGGCTGCTGCGGGCGGCGGCCGTACCGGCCGAGGCGATGGACCCGGCACGCGAGGTGGTCGAGCGGCTGATCGGCGACGAGCGGCTGCGACAGGCGGTCCTCACCCGCAGCGCCCTGCTGCTGGCCGACTCCACCGCCCGACTCCCGTTCTTCCTGCTCGCCGTGATGTTCGACCACTTCCGGACCGGCGCCTGGTACCCCGTCGGCGGCAGCGCCGCGATCGCCCGGTCGATGCTCGCCCCGATCCGGGCCGCGGGCGGCGAGGTCTTCGTCCGGGCACCGGTCGCCCGGATCGAACTCGACGGCGCCCGCGCGACCGGCGTGACCCTGGCCGACGGCACCCGCGTGCACTCCCCGGTGGTGGTCAGCGCGGCCGGGGCGCACCACACCTACCGCACCCTGCTGCCGCAGCGGGCCGCCGCCGACGCGGACCGCCTCGACGCCATGCGGCGGGGCTTCCCGTTCGTGGTGCTCTTCCTCGGCCTGGACGGCGACCCGGCCGAACTCGACCTCCCCCGGCAGAACCTGCTCGTGACCGACGGCGACTGCGACGCCTTCTTCGACGGCACCGGCGGCCGAACCAGCGGGGCGTTCCTCTCCTTCGCCTGCGCCAAGGACCCGACCTGGACCGCCCGCCACCCCGGCCGGTCCACCGGCGAGATTCTCGCCTACGTCAACCCCGAGCTCTTCGCCCCCTTCCACGGCTCCCGCTGGCGCGACCGCGACCCCGCCTACCTCGCCCTGAAGGCCGAACTCACCACCCACCTCCTCGACCGGCTCCACCACCACCTCCCCCGCACCCGGGGCCGGGTGGCCTTCCACGAACTCGGCACCCCCCTCTCCGCCGAACACTTCACCGCCTGGCCCGACGGCAGCCTCTACGGCCTCGCCAAGGACACCACCGCCTTCGGCACCCACCGCCACCCCGGCCTCGCCGACTGGATCCGCCCCCGCACCACCGTCCCCGGCCTCTACCTCTCCGGCCAGGACTGCCTCGCCGGCGGCTTCCTCGGCGCAGTCACCGGTGGCCTCCTCGCCGCCCACGAAGCCCTCGACCGCCCGGGCCGCACCAGCCTCTGGACCGGCCTCCTCAAGCAAGGCCTCCGGCCGTCCCGATGA
- a CDS encoding glycoside hydrolase family 6 protein: MHTPDPHRGTAAALARPGRRATALALAAAVSAVGLVVATQSGAGAAVQGSLPADTQFYRDPTSQAVRWVAANPGDSRTQVISKRIASQPQGIWFANYRPDTVTSDVRAVTSAAAQAGQVPVVVAYMIPNRDCGGASAGGAPDLASYDAWVTKFAAGLGSSRAVVVLEPDSIALTTCLSAQQQNDRFASLSRAVGTIHAANPNAKVYLDGGHSTWNSPGEQANRLRSAGVLNSDGFFTNVSNFNTTSSESSFAHNVLSSLGNPGNLHAVIDTSRNGNGPAGSAWCDPSGRKIGNYPSAATGDTAIDAFLWIKPPGEADGCAAAAGTFVPDIAYQLAVNAPDPVVSSPSPSTQPPSSQPPTSQPPTSQPPTSQPPTGNASCSVAYRANSWAGGFTADVTVKNTGSAAISGWTVKWTYPGDQKITSGWNAKVSQSGAVVTATDLGYNGALAAGASTSFGVQATYGSNNTAPTAFTVNGSTCTTA; the protein is encoded by the coding sequence GTGCACACCCCCGACCCCCACCGCGGCACCGCCGCGGCGCTCGCCCGGCCGGGCCGCCGCGCCACCGCCCTCGCCCTCGCGGCAGCCGTCTCGGCCGTCGGCCTGGTCGTGGCCACCCAGAGCGGTGCCGGCGCCGCGGTGCAGGGCAGCCTGCCCGCGGACACGCAGTTCTACAGGGACCCGACCTCGCAGGCCGTCAGGTGGGTCGCCGCCAACCCCGGCGACTCCCGGACGCAGGTGATCTCCAAGCGGATCGCCAGCCAGCCGCAGGGCATCTGGTTCGCCAACTACCGCCCCGACACCGTCACTTCCGACGTCCGCGCGGTCACCTCGGCGGCCGCGCAGGCCGGCCAGGTGCCGGTGGTGGTGGCCTACATGATCCCCAACCGGGACTGCGGCGGCGCCTCCGCCGGCGGCGCGCCCGACCTCGCCTCGTACGACGCCTGGGTCACCAAGTTCGCGGCCGGCCTGGGCAGTTCGCGGGCCGTCGTGGTGCTGGAGCCGGACTCCATTGCGCTCACCACCTGCCTGAGCGCCCAGCAGCAGAACGACCGGTTCGCCTCGCTGTCCCGCGCCGTCGGCACCATCCACGCCGCCAACCCGAACGCCAAGGTCTACCTCGACGGCGGGCACTCGACCTGGAACTCCCCCGGCGAGCAGGCCAATCGGCTGCGCAGCGCGGGCGTGCTGAACTCGGACGGCTTCTTCACCAACGTCTCCAACTTCAACACCACCTCCAGCGAGAGCTCCTTCGCCCACAACGTGCTGAGCTCCCTCGGCAACCCGGGCAACCTGCACGCCGTCATCGACACCAGCCGCAACGGCAACGGCCCGGCGGGCAGCGCCTGGTGCGACCCGTCCGGGCGGAAGATCGGCAACTACCCCAGCGCCGCGACCGGTGACACCGCGATCGACGCCTTCCTGTGGATCAAGCCGCCGGGCGAGGCCGACGGCTGCGCCGCCGCGGCCGGAACCTTCGTGCCGGACATCGCCTACCAGTTGGCGGTGAACGCGCCCGACCCGGTGGTCTCCTCGCCGTCCCCGTCGACCCAGCCGCCGAGCTCGCAGCCGCCGACCAGCCAGCCGCCGACGTCGCAGCCGCCGACCTCGCAGCCGCCGACCGGCAACGCCTCCTGCTCGGTCGCGTACCGGGCGAACTCGTGGGCCGGCGGCTTCACCGCCGACGTCACGGTGAAGAACACCGGGAGCGCGGCGATCTCCGGTTGGACGGTCAAGTGGACCTACCCCGGTGACCAGAAGATCACCAGCGGCTGGAACGCGAAGGTCAGCCAGAGCGGGGCCGTGGTGACCGCGACCGACCTCGGCTACAACGGCGCCCTGGCGGCCGGCGCGTCGACCAGCTTCGGCGTGCAGGCGACCTACGGCTCCAACAACACCGCCCCGACCGCCTTCACGGTCAACGGCAGCACCTGCACCACTGCCTGA